From the genome of Streptomyces sp. NBC_00659, one region includes:
- a CDS encoding ATP-binding protein: protein MQRSQPARHSGPAAPGNLPLELDAFVGRSAELARLAEALETVRLVTVTGMGGVGKTRFATHAAAGTYPRDGVWRVDLSAVQEPELVEYAVAEALGLTDHTAKPVRRTLLDHLAGRRLLLVLDGFEHLVDVSASLAGELLRRAPGLRVLAVGRRPLGIAGERVFPLAPLAAAEAVELFADRAAARVPGFALDEGNSSDVRELCRRLDGIPLALELAAGRVGALAPAQLLARLEDRFRLLTGGVRDAPPRHQTLRTAIGWSHELCTPAERLLWARLSVFAGQFDLEAAEYVCSGDGLHADDVLDVLGELLAQSVLSREETAAGVRYRMLDTVRAYGAHWLEATGDAERLRRRHRDWYMGLVTWCELDWFSPRQAEVAVRVETELPNLRCALEYSLGEPDEAHLGQYLAGALWFYWVGCGRISEGRHWLERSVELDGDRDQSRLKALWVLGYVAVLQGDSVPALSALQECREEAERCENAVAVAYAEHRTGCLALVTDDMTRAEELLRSALDRYHEIGELNSNVLMAQVELAMALAFQGDLPGAVKLCEDVRGVCEDHGERWALAYALYVLAYEAQAEGDQARARGLLEQGLGIAHGFHDLLGAVLAVELLALVTVAEGDPAEAAVLQGAASRMWPSVGLPLFGSAYYNAPHERCAALSRQQLGDERYEECVRAGALLGQDAAVARALGGAGVPPLGAVPSPRRLPPDVREPAVSPTSKGGETTG from the coding sequence ATGCAGCGTTCTCAGCCCGCCCGACACTCCGGTCCTGCCGCACCCGGCAATCTGCCCCTGGAACTCGACGCGTTCGTGGGGCGCTCCGCCGAGCTCGCGCGGCTGGCCGAGGCACTGGAGACGGTCCGCCTGGTGACCGTGACCGGCATGGGAGGTGTCGGCAAGACCCGGTTCGCCACGCACGCCGCGGCGGGGACGTACCCGCGCGACGGCGTGTGGCGCGTGGACCTGTCCGCGGTGCAGGAACCGGAACTCGTCGAGTACGCCGTGGCCGAGGCCCTCGGCCTGACCGACCACACGGCGAAGCCGGTACGCCGGACGCTGCTCGACCACCTCGCCGGGCGCCGGCTCCTGCTGGTCCTGGACGGCTTCGAGCATCTGGTCGACGTGAGTGCCTCCTTGGCGGGCGAGTTGCTGCGGCGGGCGCCGGGACTGCGGGTGCTGGCCGTGGGCCGCAGACCGCTGGGCATCGCGGGCGAGCGGGTGTTCCCGCTGGCTCCGCTGGCCGCGGCGGAGGCGGTCGAGCTGTTCGCGGACCGGGCGGCGGCCCGGGTGCCCGGCTTCGCACTGGACGAGGGCAACAGCTCCGACGTCCGGGAGCTGTGCCGGCGGCTGGACGGGATCCCGCTGGCGCTGGAACTGGCGGCGGGACGCGTCGGCGCCCTGGCCCCCGCGCAGCTCCTGGCCCGCCTGGAGGACCGGTTCCGGCTGCTGACCGGCGGCGTGCGCGACGCGCCGCCGCGGCACCAGACCCTGCGGACGGCGATCGGCTGGAGCCACGAACTGTGCACACCGGCTGAACGGCTCCTGTGGGCCCGTCTTTCGGTGTTCGCCGGGCAGTTCGACCTGGAGGCCGCCGAGTACGTGTGCAGCGGGGACGGGCTGCACGCCGACGACGTACTGGACGTGCTCGGCGAGCTGCTCGCGCAGTCGGTGCTGTCACGCGAGGAGACCGCGGCGGGTGTGCGCTACCGGATGCTGGACACGGTCCGGGCCTACGGCGCGCACTGGCTGGAGGCGACGGGGGACGCGGAGCGGCTGCGCCGCCGCCACCGCGACTGGTACATGGGCCTGGTCACCTGGTGCGAGCTGGACTGGTTCTCTCCGCGGCAGGCCGAGGTGGCGGTACGCGTCGAGACGGAACTGCCGAATCTGCGCTGCGCGCTGGAGTACTCGCTCGGCGAACCCGACGAGGCGCATCTGGGCCAGTATCTGGCGGGCGCCCTGTGGTTCTACTGGGTCGGCTGCGGCCGCATCTCCGAGGGCAGGCACTGGCTGGAGCGCAGTGTCGAACTCGACGGCGACCGTGACCAGTCACGGCTGAAGGCCCTGTGGGTGCTCGGCTATGTGGCGGTCCTCCAGGGGGACTCGGTGCCCGCGCTGTCCGCGCTCCAGGAGTGCCGCGAGGAGGCGGAGCGCTGCGAGAACGCCGTCGCGGTCGCCTACGCCGAGCATCGCACCGGCTGTCTGGCCCTGGTCACGGACGACATGACGCGTGCCGAGGAACTGCTGCGCTCGGCGCTGGACCGCTATCACGAGATCGGCGAGCTCAACAGCAATGTGCTGATGGCCCAGGTCGAACTGGCGATGGCGCTCGCCTTCCAGGGCGATCTGCCGGGCGCGGTGAAGCTGTGCGAGGACGTCCGCGGGGTCTGCGAGGACCACGGGGAGCGCTGGGCGCTGGCGTACGCGTTGTACGTCCTCGCGTACGAGGCCCAGGCCGAGGGCGATCAGGCGCGGGCCCGCGGACTGCTGGAGCAGGGGCTCGGTATCGCGCACGGCTTCCACGATCTGCTCGGTGCCGTTCTCGCGGTCGAGCTGCTCGCCCTGGTCACGGTGGCGGAGGGCGATCCGGCCGAGGCCGCGGTGCTCCAGGGGGCGGCGTCGCGGATGTGGCCGTCGGTGGGCCTGCCGCTGTTCGGTTCGGCGTACTACAACGCGCCGCACGAGCGCTGTGCGGCTCTTTCCCGGCAGCAGCTGGGCGACGAGCGCTACGAGGAGTGCGTACGGGCGGGAGCGCTGCTCGGGCAGGACGCGGCGGTCGCCCGTGCGCTGGGTGGTGCCGGGGTGCCTCCGCTCGGGGCGGTGCCGTCGCCGCGCAGACTGCCCCCGGACGTGCGAGAGCCCGCCGTCTCGCCCACCTCGAAGGGCGGGGAGACGACGGGCTGA
- the rpsD gene encoding 30S ribosomal protein S4, with protein MANQSRPKVKKSRALGIALTPKAVKYFEARPYPPGEHGRGRKQNSDYKVRLLEKQRLRAQYDVSERQLVRAYERASKVQGKTGEALIIELERRLDALVLRSGIARTIYQARQMVVHGHIEVNGQKVDKPSFRVRPDDVVMVRERSRSKTLFEVSRAGGFAPDGETPRYLQVNLPALAFRLDREPNRKEIPVICDEQLVVEYYAR; from the coding sequence ATGGCGAACCAGTCCCGCCCCAAGGTCAAGAAGTCGCGTGCGCTCGGTATCGCGCTGACCCCGAAGGCTGTCAAGTACTTCGAGGCCCGCCCCTACCCGCCGGGTGAGCACGGCCGTGGCCGCAAGCAGAACTCGGACTACAAGGTCCGTCTGCTCGAGAAGCAGCGTCTGCGCGCGCAGTACGACGTGTCCGAGCGCCAGCTCGTCCGCGCCTACGAGCGTGCCTCCAAGGTCCAGGGCAAGACCGGTGAGGCCCTGATCATCGAGCTGGAGCGTCGTCTCGACGCGCTGGTCCTTCGTTCGGGCATCGCCCGCACGATCTACCAGGCCCGCCAGATGGTCGTTCACGGTCACATCGAGGTCAACGGCCAGAAGGTCGACAAGCCCTCGTTCCGCGTCCGTCCCGACGACGTCGTGATGGTCCGCGAGCGCAGCCGCAGCAAGACGCTGTTCGAGGTTTCCCGCGCGGGCGGCTTCGCCCCCGACGGTGAGACCCCGCGCTACCTCCAGGTGAACCTCCCGGCCCTGGCGTTCCGCCTGGACCGCGAGCCGAACCGCAAGGAGATCCCGGTGATCTGCGACGAGCAGCTCGTCGTCGAGTACTACGCCCGCTGA